One Thiocapsa sp. genomic window carries:
- a CDS encoding type II toxin-antitoxin system prevent-host-death family antitoxin — METLDVFSVRDLRTRSGDLLRDAELGQLALITKHGRPAILAVPFDRRLLDQGVHRALALTLFENRHLTLAQAAKVAGLSLDGFIDLLGSLGLSAVDYPAEELADELGAAL; from the coding sequence ATGGAAACGCTCGATGTCTTCTCGGTTCGGGATCTGCGTACCCGCTCGGGCGATTTGCTGAGGGACGCGGAGCTCGGACAACTCGCGCTCATCACGAAGCACGGCCGACCCGCGATTCTCGCCGTGCCGTTCGACCGACGGTTGCTCGACCAAGGCGTGCACCGCGCCTTGGCACTGACGCTGTTCGAAAACCGGCACCTGACGCTCGCTCAGGCCGCGAAGGTTGCGGGGCTCTCGCTGGATGGGTTCATCGACCTGCTTGGATCGCTCGGTTTGTCTGCGGTGGATTATCCGGCGGAGGAGTTGGCGGATGAGTTGGGCGCCGCCTTGTGA
- a CDS encoding BrnT family toxin: MLEMLENRPRFRRKESGHVDGEDVFGAFGRTNAGRPLSVFFVYTKDKRAIIVSARDMTQNEVKRYG, from the coding sequence GTGCTTGAAATGCTGGAAAACCGGCCTCGATTCCGTCGCAAGGAGTCAGGTCATGTGGATGGAGAAGATGTGTTCGGCGCTTTTGGTCGAACCAATGCCGGCCGACCGCTCAGCGTGTTCTTTGTCTATACGAAGGATAAGCGAGCCATCATCGTTTCGGCGCGCGATATGACGCAAAACGAGGTGAAACGATATGGCTAG
- a CDS encoding addiction module antidote protein — MTKTIKVADLPDFDMAQYLGTDEDVAEYLRQVLEDGEPGELAAALGHIAKARGMTEIAKASGIKREALYKALRPNAQPRLDTVQRVCRALGVTLTAKVIDPREAVPSRCEGSRP, encoded by the coding sequence ATGACCAAGACGATCAAAGTAGCCGATCTGCCGGACTTCGACATGGCCCAGTACCTCGGCACCGATGAGGATGTCGCGGAGTATCTGCGTCAGGTGCTCGAAGACGGCGAGCCGGGAGAGCTTGCCGCGGCGCTCGGGCACATCGCCAAAGCCCGCGGCATGACGGAAATCGCCAAAGCCTCCGGCATCAAGCGCGAAGCCCTCTACAAGGCCCTGCGCCCGAATGCTCAGCCGCGGCTGGACACCGTCCAGCGGGTCTGCAGAGCACTCGGGGTCACGCTCACGGCGAAGGTCATTGATCCACGCGAGGCTGTACCTTCCCGTTGCGAGGGATCGCGACCCTAA
- a CDS encoding addiction module antidote protein has product MKDRTHDEAMAELFREDAAFATQYLNDILADGDQADLLIALRQMSKAFGGVARIAEQAHLHPNQLYRTLSPEGNPELRSLTAILKALGLRLAVQPLHHA; this is encoded by the coding sequence ATGAAAGATAGAACCCATGATGAAGCCATGGCCGAGCTCTTCAGGGAGGATGCGGCCTTCGCGACCCAATATCTCAATGACATTCTGGCAGACGGAGATCAAGCCGACCTGTTGATTGCGCTGCGCCAGATGTCCAAGGCATTCGGCGGCGTTGCCCGGATTGCCGAGCAGGCCCATCTACACCCAAACCAGCTCTACCGCACGCTTTCGCCCGAAGGAAACCCCGAGCTCCGCAGCCTGACGGCGATCCTCAAGGCACTGGGCCTGCGCCTTGCCGTACAACCCCTCCATCACGCCTAA
- a CDS encoding glycosyltransferase family 2 protein, whose amino-acid sequence MKISVITATWNCVETVGDCLASVAGQSYPDLEHILIDGGSRDGTLDALQPHRARLAVLVSEPDGGIYDALNKGLARATGEVVGLLHADDVYADADVLARVAGAFADPAVEAVYGDLVYVAREDTGRVIRYWRSGAFRPARLRRG is encoded by the coding sequence ATGAAGATTTCGGTCATCACGGCCACCTGGAACTGCGTCGAGACGGTCGGCGACTGCTTGGCCTCGGTCGCCGGGCAGTCCTATCCGGACCTCGAGCACATCCTGATCGACGGCGGGAGCCGGGACGGGACGCTGGATGCGCTGCAGCCCCATCGCGCCCGGCTTGCGGTGCTGGTGAGCGAGCCGGACGGGGGGATCTACGATGCGTTGAACAAGGGCCTCGCGCGGGCGACCGGGGAGGTGGTGGGTCTGCTGCATGCGGATGATGTCTATGCCGATGCGGACGTGCTCGCGCGGGTGGCCGGGGCCTTTGCGGATCCGGCGGTGGAGGCGGTCTACGGCGACCTGGTGTATGTGGCGCGCGAAGACACCGGGCGGGTGATCCGCTATTGGCGCTCCGGGGCGTTTCGGCCGGCGCGGCTGCGTCGGGGCTGA
- a CDS encoding DDE-type integrase/transposase/recombinase, protein MSDPQTDVQHDIALFRYGVIAEFVPWPKERKGLYEAIQAKAEREHTIPGSARTRVAAETIRDWLKAYRRGGFDALLPKPRADRGQARRLPPGVVEALLAAKEANPQLSVQLVIRAVRQRPEVPPDLPLPPSTVHRLLARHGLMDAAKTASQTQDRRRFAFEQAGELWMSDVMHGPAVVVGERVKRKTYLIAFIDDATRVIPYARFALSENTRTFLPVLAQAILRRGLPQKLYVDNGANYRSKQLALVCAKLGIALIHARPYQPQGKGKIERWFKTVRAQLLTRLTEADLASLAALNRRLAGWIEGEYHHTPHRGLDGATPLEQWARTGAGVRFPEPGLDLADLFLHEAVRKVQKDRTVSLHGVVYEVDAALVGENITLRYDPDAPPERPIQVCFEGREHDPARPVQTYANCFVKRDRPSRTLAVDGPAPEPAPSTLRLRALPETDADTLEGR, encoded by the coding sequence ATGAGTGACCCGCAAACCGATGTTCAGCACGACATCGCCCTGTTTCGCTACGGGGTGATCGCCGAGTTCGTGCCGTGGCCCAAAGAACGGAAGGGCCTGTATGAGGCGATCCAGGCGAAAGCCGAGCGTGAGCACACCATCCCCGGCAGCGCCCGCACCCGGGTGGCCGCCGAGACCATCCGCGATTGGCTCAAGGCCTATCGGCGCGGCGGCTTCGACGCACTCCTGCCCAAACCGCGCGCCGATCGCGGCCAGGCGCGCCGGCTGCCGCCCGGCGTGGTCGAGGCGCTGCTCGCCGCCAAGGAGGCCAACCCGCAGCTGTCGGTGCAGTTGGTGATCCGCGCGGTGCGCCAACGCCCCGAGGTCCCGCCCGACCTGCCGTTGCCGCCCTCGACCGTGCATCGGTTGCTTGCCCGTCACGGCCTGATGGACGCGGCCAAGACGGCGAGTCAGACGCAGGACCGGCGCCGGTTTGCTTTCGAGCAGGCCGGGGAGCTGTGGATGAGCGACGTCATGCACGGTCCGGCCGTGGTGGTCGGGGAGCGCGTCAAACGCAAGACCTACCTGATCGCCTTCATCGACGATGCGACCCGCGTGATCCCGTACGCGCGCTTTGCCCTCTCGGAGAACACCCGGACCTTTCTGCCGGTGCTCGCGCAGGCGATCCTGCGCCGTGGCTTGCCGCAGAAGCTCTATGTGGACAACGGCGCCAATTACCGCTCCAAGCAGCTCGCCCTGGTCTGCGCCAAGCTCGGCATCGCGTTGATCCACGCCCGACCCTATCAACCGCAAGGCAAGGGCAAGATCGAGCGCTGGTTCAAGACCGTGCGCGCCCAGCTGCTGACCCGCCTGACCGAGGCGGATCTGGCCAGCCTCGCGGCGCTCAATCGTCGCCTCGCCGGCTGGATCGAGGGCGAGTATCACCACACCCCGCATCGCGGCCTGGACGGTGCTACCCCGCTCGAGCAGTGGGCGCGCACCGGCGCGGGCGTGCGCTTTCCCGAACCCGGCCTGGATCTGGCCGATCTGTTCCTGCACGAGGCGGTGCGCAAGGTGCAGAAGGATCGCACGGTCAGCCTCCACGGGGTCGTCTACGAGGTCGACGCCGCCCTGGTCGGGGAGAACATTACCCTGCGCTACGATCCGGACGCACCGCCCGAACGGCCGATTCAGGTCTGCTTCGAGGGCCGGGAGCACGACCCGGCACGTCCGGTCCAGACGTATGCGAACTGCTTCGTCAAACGCGATCGCCCCTCGCGCACCTTGGCCGTGGACGGCCCGGCCCCCGAGCCCGCACCCTCGACGCTGCGCCTGCGCGCGCTGCCCGAGACGGATGCCGACACCCTGGAGGGGCGCTGA
- a CDS encoding nucleotidyltransferase domain-containing protein, with protein MQLIDDRKIREVTDRIVTALAPVRVVLFGSYVWGEPDSDSDLDLYVIVPDQAEPSYRLARRAYHALHGVNVPVDVVVRTRTESDRQAGVASSFDRDVLSRGIVLYG; from the coding sequence ATGCAACTCATTGACGACAGGAAGATCCGGGAAGTCACTGATCGGATCGTCACGGCGCTCGCCCCGGTCCGGGTCGTGTTGTTTGGTTCCTATGTCTGGGGAGAACCCGACAGCGACAGTGACCTGGATTTGTATGTGATTGTGCCTGACCAGGCGGAGCCGTCCTATCGGCTGGCGCGGCGGGCTTACCATGCCTTGCATGGCGTGAATGTCCCCGTGGATGTGGTTGTGCGTACCCGCACGGAATCGGACCGTCAGGCCGGTGTGGCGTCGTCGTTCGATCGCGACGTGCTGTCCCGTGGGATCGTCTTGTATGGCTGA
- a CDS encoding type II toxin-antitoxin system Phd/YefM family antitoxin: protein MQTQFNIHEAKSHLSRLIEQVEAGGEAVIARAGKPVVRLVLVGEAPQRRVLGRLEGCFKLPDEQAPPIPETPVDFIDAVEGR, encoded by the coding sequence ATGCAAACCCAGTTCAACATCCACGAGGCCAAGTCACACTTGTCCCGGCTCATCGAACAGGTGGAGGCCGGTGGCGAGGCCGTCATCGCCCGCGCCGGCAAGCCGGTCGTGCGCCTGGTGTTGGTCGGTGAGGCACCGCAGCGGCGCGTGCTCGGTCGGCTGGAAGGCTGCTTCAAGCTGCCTGACGAACAGGCACCGCCGATCCCGGAGACCCCGGTTGACTTCATCGACGCCGTCGAGGGCCGCTGA
- a CDS encoding transcriptional regulator: MLTVVETPSFTRLWPDYWTEDERGEFCAWIAGSPLAGDVVPRTGGVRKVRWSRSGSGKQGGVRVVYYNRLADGRIWLLLIYAKSARDNLPAHVLNAAREMLDHAED, from the coding sequence ATGCTAACCGTCGTGGAAACACCCTCCTTTACGCGCCTTTGGCCCGACTACTGGACGGAGGACGAGCGTGGAGAGTTCTGCGCCTGGATTGCGGGCAGCCCGCTTGCTGGCGATGTGGTGCCGAGGACTGGTGGCGTGCGCAAGGTCCGTTGGTCCCGGTCCGGTAGCGGAAAACAAGGCGGCGTTCGGGTCGTTTATTACAACCGGCTGGCAGACGGGCGCATCTGGCTCCTCTTGATTTACGCCAAGAGCGCGCGAGACAACTTGCCGGCGCATGTGCTCAATGCTGCGCGGGAGATGCTGGATCATGCCGAAGACTGA
- a CDS encoding HEPN domain-containing protein has translation MDGTPPYPDTAVYHCQQAGEKALKAFLAAHGWPIRRVHDLVLLIDTCVGLDESFSQLAEAAEILTPYGTTFRYPGAATEPHLSDALEAIDCAKRILDHVRMALNPCRRVRGA, from the coding sequence TTGGACGGTACGCCCCCGTATCCCGATACAGCGGTCTATCACTGCCAGCAAGCGGGCGAAAAGGCACTCAAGGCTTTTCTTGCTGCCCATGGGTGGCCCATTCGCCGTGTCCATGACTTGGTTCTGCTGATCGACACCTGTGTCGGGTTGGATGAATCCTTCAGCCAACTGGCGGAGGCAGCTGAAATCCTCACCCCTTACGGAACGACTTTTCGCTATCCGGGTGCCGCGACGGAGCCGCACTTGTCGGATGCGTTGGAAGCCATCGACTGCGCCAAACGGATTCTAGACCACGTCAGAATGGCGCTAAATCCTTGTAGAAGAGTACGAGGTGCTTGA
- a CDS encoding AAA family ATPase — protein MYRKHFALTAFPFDLTPPPDALFAAASLTEAEARLKHLLELRAIGLITGEAGSGKTTVCRKVAADLHPGLYRVFYIPLSTGNVMDMYKTIGWELGLPVERNRAAAFRTIRTEITRLSLEAKQRPVLIVDEAHHLRNEVLEDLRLLTNYQMDSENRLCLLLVGLTELRRRLSMAVHESLAQRIVVRHHVTGLTREELPAYLTHRLRLAGCELPLFEPPAVEALFQATRGMPRKVNRLAHYALTGAALEQARQVTAEHVQTAREEVAP, from the coding sequence ATGTACCGCAAACACTTCGCCCTCACGGCCTTTCCCTTCGATCTGACTCCGCCGCCGGATGCGCTGTTTGCCGCCGCCAGCCTCACCGAGGCCGAGGCGCGCCTGAAACATCTGCTGGAGCTGCGTGCCATCGGCCTGATCACCGGCGAGGCCGGCTCGGGCAAGACGACGGTCTGCCGCAAGGTCGCCGCCGATCTGCATCCGGGACTCTATCGGGTGTTCTATATCCCGCTCTCCACCGGCAACGTGATGGACATGTACAAGACCATCGGTTGGGAGCTGGGACTCCCGGTGGAGCGCAACCGTGCGGCGGCCTTCCGCACCATCCGCACCGAGATCACCCGCTTGAGCCTGGAGGCCAAGCAACGCCCCGTCCTGATCGTCGACGAGGCCCATCATCTGCGCAACGAGGTGCTCGAGGATCTGCGCCTGCTCACCAACTACCAAATGGATTCGGAGAATCGCCTCTGTCTGCTGTTGGTCGGGCTCACGGAGCTGCGCCGCCGTCTGAGCATGGCGGTGCACGAGTCGCTCGCCCAGCGCATCGTGGTACGTCATCACGTGACCGGGCTGACCCGCGAGGAGTTGCCGGCCTATCTGACCCATCGTCTGCGCCTGGCCGGCTGCGAGCTGCCGCTGTTCGAACCGCCCGCCGTGGAGGCGTTGTTCCAGGCCACCCGCGGCATGCCCCGCAAGGTCAATCGTCTGGCCCACTACGCGCTGACCGGCGCCGCCCTGGAGCAGGCCCGTCAGGTCACCGCCGAGCACGTGCAGACTGCCCGCGAGGAGGTCGCCCCATGA
- a CDS encoding DUF3368 domain-containing protein has translation MNRVVVADAGPLIALARIDRLGLLFALYGSVVIPEAVLAELCVGSDRPGARVLSAAVADGFIEPRALPGGCEADMASLGLLLDAGESAAILLAQETQCRFLLIDERRGRQIARRRGIPVVGLAGVLLAAKQRGLLESVESVLAALSRQGYRLSDALLEEVLRLAGETGQEGE, from the coding sequence ATGAATAGGGTCGTCGTCGCGGACGCCGGGCCACTGATCGCCCTTGCCCGGATCGACCGCCTGGGGCTGCTGTTCGCGCTATACGGATCCGTGGTGATTCCCGAGGCCGTACTTGCCGAGTTGTGCGTGGGTTCCGATCGGCCCGGAGCGCGGGTCTTGTCGGCCGCAGTCGCCGACGGTTTCATCGAGCCGCGGGCACTTCCCGGGGGCTGCGAGGCGGACATGGCCAGTCTCGGTCTATTGCTCGACGCCGGGGAATCAGCGGCCATTCTGTTGGCGCAGGAAACGCAGTGTCGCTTCCTCCTGATTGATGAGCGCCGCGGACGACAGATTGCCCGGCGTCGCGGAATCCCCGTCGTCGGACTTGCCGGCGTGCTGTTGGCCGCTAAGCAGCGGGGCCTCCTGGAGTCTGTCGAGTCGGTGTTGGCAGCGCTGTCGCGACAGGGCTATCGGCTCTCGGATGCGTTGCTCGAAGAGGTCTTGCGCCTGGCCGGGGAGACGGGGCAAGAGGGCGAATGA
- a CDS encoding CopG family antitoxin translates to MASRSSVSNADSYQDIGDYWDQHDATESGGQEQADFDVRILSRRHYFAIDDELCAKIRILAERRGISDETLVNMFLKDRIAEVDLQP, encoded by the coding sequence ATGGCTAGCCGATCGTCCGTTTCCAACGCCGATAGCTATCAGGATATTGGCGATTATTGGGATCAACACGATGCTACCGAAAGCGGTGGGCAGGAGCAGGCCGACTTCGATGTCCGGATTCTTTCGCGACGTCACTATTTCGCAATTGATGATGAGCTGTGCGCGAAGATTCGAATCTTGGCCGAGCGCCGCGGCATCAGCGACGAGACACTGGTCAATATGTTTCTGAAAGATCGGATTGCGGAAGTGGATTTGCAACCTTGA
- a CDS encoding DUF3368 domain-containing protein, protein MQRDLDRGESGSIALAVELGADLILLDEQDGRRIAQQQGLKPMGVVGVLLLAKQCGLLPAIRPELDALRTDAGFWLGDSVYQLALQKARESS, encoded by the coding sequence TTGCAACGGGATCTCGACCGGGGCGAATCCGGGAGCATTGCGCTCGCGGTCGAGCTGGGAGCAGATCTCATCCTGCTGGATGAGCAGGACGGGCGTCGTATTGCCCAGCAGCAGGGCTTGAAGCCCATGGGAGTGGTGGGTGTTCTGCTGCTGGCGAAGCAATGCGGTCTGTTACCGGCAATCCGGCCTGAACTCGACGCCTTGCGAACCGATGCCGGCTTCTGGCTTGGGGATTCGGTTTATCAGCTCGCGCTTCAGAAGGCGCGTGAATCATCCTGA
- a CDS encoding helix-turn-helix domain-containing protein codes for MPKTEQELLARDADRDIGAELLESIREMNSEKVGAIHGPVALARYRVKMSQSEFARLLGVSVRTLQEWEQGRREPSGAARSLIRVAQERPEVLRELFLDQVA; via the coding sequence ATGCCGAAGACTGAACAAGAGCTGCTCGCAAGAGACGCCGATCGTGATATCGGCGCTGAATTGCTCGAGTCCATCCGCGAGATGAACTCTGAGAAGGTGGGCGCAATCCACGGTCCGGTGGCGCTCGCACGCTATCGCGTCAAGATGTCCCAAAGCGAGTTCGCGAGGCTCCTGGGCGTGTCGGTCAGAACGCTGCAGGAATGGGAGCAGGGTCGACGCGAGCCGAGCGGTGCGGCGCGATCACTCATTCGTGTGGCACAGGAACGCCCGGAGGTTCTTCGCGAACTGTTTCTCGACCAGGTCGCCTGA
- a CDS encoding UPF0175 family protein, producing the protein MASAQIDIPQDILDSARLSPEALKQELAISLYAQRRLSIGKARELAGMSLWQFRQLLSSREVPAHYDEKELLEDLDTVSNWDRSAS; encoded by the coding sequence ATGGCCTCAGCTCAGATCGATATTCCGCAAGACATTTTGGACTCCGCCAGGTTGTCGCCGGAGGCGCTCAAGCAGGAACTTGCCATCAGCCTCTACGCGCAACGGCGGCTTTCGATCGGTAAGGCGCGAGAACTCGCAGGGATGTCCCTGTGGCAGTTTCGCCAGTTGCTGTCGTCGCGGGAGGTACCCGCTCACTATGACGAGAAGGAACTATTAGAGGATCTGGACACTGTATCCAATTGGGATCGTTCGGCGTCATGA
- a CDS encoding type II toxin-antitoxin system VapC family toxin, producing the protein MQVLTDTHILLWALLRPAQLDAACRDVLESPEHRIFFSAVNIWEIAIKRALDRPDFDVEPDAIHRAALETGFRELPISAVHAAAVRHLPVHHRDPFDRLLIVQAQTEPLLLMTDDPLISLYSVQRLGGVAAGKKA; encoded by the coding sequence ATGCAGGTGCTGACCGACACCCACATCCTGCTGTGGGCCTTGTTGCGGCCTGCGCAACTTGATGCAGCGTGCAGGGACGTGCTCGAATCACCCGAGCATCGGATCTTCTTCAGCGCTGTCAATATCTGGGAGATCGCGATTAAACGTGCCCTCGACCGCCCGGATTTCGACGTGGAGCCTGATGCGATCCATCGCGCGGCACTTGAAACCGGCTTTCGCGAGCTGCCGATTTCCGCCGTCCATGCCGCTGCCGTCCGTCACTTGCCGGTTCACCATCGCGATCCGTTTGACCGCCTGCTGATCGTCCAAGCGCAAACCGAGCCGCTGCTGTTGATGACCGATGACCCGCTGATCAGCCTCTACTCGGTTCAGCGGCTTGGCGGGGTCGCAGCCGGCAAGAAGGCGTAG